A region of Streptomyces sp. NBC_01788 DNA encodes the following proteins:
- a CDS encoding non-ribosomal peptide synthetase: MNTPLTGPATLAGAVLGQARRTPAAVAVEDGTHVLDYAELDRLSGRVAAHLRRRGVSPGQAVAVCLPRSWQLVCVMLGVRRAGAVVVPLDRMSPHDRQRHILEDSRATVVVHDGESAHPGALDAADLLLPPREAARTPRDAAEPEPDPGTPEETGTSAETGSAHETGFVFYTSGSTGRPKGVEVTDAGVLRLAQPGYIDLKPGGRYACLSNPAFDALSFEVWAPLVTGGVCVVLDDTQVHTPHRLADVLRERRVDTLFITAALFHTVVEKVPHCFADTGQVLIGGERLDPRSIRGWYEANPGTATVLHNVYGPTEATTFALIHPVPRDFDGDEVPIGTAVPGTGLLLRTLDGRTAEPGELAELLLSGTALARGYRNLPEETARGFVELPDADGAARRWYRTGDLVRQDTRGRVTYVGRADRQVKVRGFRIEPGEVEQRIRTLPAVRQAYVCVRRDAAGRNELLAFLVPGDGLDFDVYERHLTTTLPPYMRPHHTHVVAELPLNANGKVDRAALIEAAGAPWRASREAAVRVTDEQRPVLEIAEEILDVRGLRPDDRWIPNGGDSLKALRFRFEIHHRFAVDLPQDLVLRADFAALADAVHAPDVAARPHPPVPPATDEPDALATSEQERLWLLHQRDPEDRSYDVPLAFRIKGHVDTQGLRRAVRTLVERHSALRTRLVPAPDGLRQRTEHPYDPWQPLEGRPGERWQDTADRFFAHRFDLTDPRMLRAAWVRRSDGGLLLLHLHHAAVDGWSLNLLLQDLSEAYAGAPVRPEPPVTPLDFARWQRDWHATGAYARHRADLLAHYDDATPSAPLPDPGLEQRRRAGLLRTSLDLTRRTALDRRAAAAGLTRFQLLVSAFTASLYGVTGQTRPLVAAPVANRPRPEFGDAVGMFANTVLLDLTARPRDTLDGNLAAHADTVSAVLGGQEVALADVLADRAFHERTPLFDYLFVLENTEFSRLSLEGCHTRPRWPQPTGAKCALTLSVVEHESGFDCLWEYRDDIGTERARAAARLFREALDHLTAGSDITLRELVAPYRQGFDRQGRGTEPLDDVATVAEAFARQVSRTPEAPAVTLGDTTLTYAELDAQADEVASALRAFRPADPAAPAAVALYLQPSVEHIVALLAATRLNLTLVPLDPAYPPPLLRHVLEQAAPRCVVVAPEDTEVLDTLAPPDLPRHVLTLTGTPRAARVPHRHQGQRPLYTLFTSGSTGTPKGVQVPDRTLCNLLSWQREEGGPGGPAVTQQFSMLSFDVSFQEILTTLCGGGELRLVRPAWRQDVPALLRELESGAVERIFLPYVALQLLAEHGVRLGLYPSRLREVVTAGEQLVCTDAIRTWFAGLPGGARLFNHYGPTETHVVSGLCLDGDPAAWPPRPAIGRPVSGAVLRVADEAGLPVPPGVTGELLIGGPMATRCYLGGDDAHRERFLDDPELGTLYRTGDQAYFDRQGLLHYAGRDDGQVKLGGHRLELGQVEAALLQYPKVANAVAAVEEGRLVAVLQCGEEAPDPADLAAHLAGLLPAYIRIARFRLVAELPRTPSGKLDRRAALTAPGRELLPASSPTGALTALELRLAGLFETATGKVPDVDQRFFDAGATSLDLMRFHLRCAGEGDLPFSVPDLFEHVSLRALARFITRDRTAAEPGRAPSPAPERADEPVAVVGMAVRLPGADDLASFWDLIVTGRRGIEHFPATDGRTGARSQMAGLLAFDPGRFTISPHEARLMDPQQRHLLMNCVEALAHAGLGDPAGRRVGIIASCGENTYYPKLLREADPGALPDTFRLAQHQDKDFLATKAAYHLGLTGPALTVQSACSSSLVGVHVASGMLRQGDADVMVVAGVLVDTELTDGYTYRPQHIFSPDGHCRPFSADAEGTVGASGAGAVVLKPLAAAHRDGDTVYAVLTGSGVNNDGADKLGYSAPSRAGQRDAIRAALTRSGRRAADLGYIEAHGTGTRLGDPVEAAALREAYGLDDDARVPLSSVKSQIGHLGAAAGVVGLIRAVLAVHHGTLPPTADFDRLNPAIDDGPFRVPVAAEPWPANTPRVAAVSSFGIGGTNAHLLLERPQETPAPRATPTIPCLMLSGSSAAAVRADGRRIADYLDAHPNAYPRVLRHLQAGRPALGHRAAAACPDVSSAVDWLRSPKPVAPSPSGTRLPADGLDPHTLAEAWTAGHTLLWPAGPAPAPWDFPPPAFDTAEYDFPRAPAPERAAPADEPTAPPGPEQAVRLPAAQWLHQPVWARLRRAGTGGNDPRRTAVVVTPADSGDSGDEAWRFLEQHYARVVTVRAGDTFTRVDEDRYQADPADTAHLTTLLTRVTGTAPAVDWLHALPLALDGEQSTSAAETAQWACLDTVAALTLAVAGLPDERRPNLWLLSHQAQPVTGDVRTPEAGLLAAALEVPRQELGVSARWADLPGPRPADWAAHLPDLLLDTTLPTTATALRDGYWWHRTLQPVTAPPVPPSAAHSAAPGTHLVLGGTGGIGTTLAARLLRHPGNRVVLVARGTDTPDALEAFPDRVTLVPADLATEEPETIAARLAPHLDGLTGIVHAAGTAAGGLLARREPATARHATAAKLRGALLVDILIAEHEPDYAVFCSSMASRFGGVGQFDYAAANACLDAHAHHTPSGHSNTVRMSIGWDAWREVGMAQHALHTDSRHQAHLAVALTPEEGATLLAQALHLRLPHLMVNTTDLATAPLFYEPAPRPHTPATADDPTAALTAALSGLLGVDTIDPQAALYDLGADSLTLLELLDEVKRLFGTDLDLSRLSHRVSLAEILSHLGSDAGSPEAVDVEVWQPGTGRDVLCLVHPVGGDIQAYRPLVAALPDDLTVCLIADPALRDPARGPRSITERAERYLASVRNAFPGSGHRLRLAGWSFGAWTALSMAALAESQGRAVDALYLLDPPPPGAGRLLAAYSEEQVDAVFARELSGGRAGRLPDAGRAYADRLAHCCRTNLAAMAAHHVPRLNSTPTTIWLAERPVGEGLLAPEPTAPDAWDHHLPGPRVERVAADHYELVAEPHVQDIAAALSKARPPDPSTVA; encoded by the coding sequence ATGAACACCCCCCTCACCGGGCCCGCCACGCTCGCCGGGGCCGTCCTCGGCCAGGCCCGCCGCACGCCCGCCGCCGTCGCCGTCGAGGACGGCACCCACGTCCTGGACTACGCCGAGCTCGACCGGCTCAGCGGCCGGGTCGCCGCGCACCTGCGCCGTCGTGGGGTGAGCCCCGGTCAGGCCGTCGCCGTGTGCCTGCCCCGCTCCTGGCAACTGGTGTGCGTCATGCTCGGCGTCCGCCGTGCCGGCGCCGTCGTCGTCCCGCTCGACCGCATGAGCCCCCACGACCGGCAACGCCACATCCTGGAGGACTCCCGCGCCACGGTCGTGGTCCACGACGGCGAGAGCGCCCACCCCGGCGCCCTGGACGCCGCCGACCTGCTCCTGCCCCCGCGGGAAGCGGCGCGGACGCCGCGGGACGCCGCCGAGCCGGAGCCCGACCCCGGCACCCCCGAGGAGACCGGCACCAGCGCGGAGACGGGCTCCGCCCACGAGACCGGCTTCGTCTTCTACACCTCCGGCAGCACCGGCCGCCCCAAGGGCGTCGAGGTCACCGACGCGGGCGTGCTGCGGCTGGCCCAGCCCGGCTACATCGATCTGAAGCCCGGGGGCCGTTACGCCTGCCTGTCCAACCCCGCCTTCGACGCCCTCAGCTTCGAGGTGTGGGCTCCGCTCGTGACCGGCGGTGTCTGCGTCGTACTGGACGACACGCAGGTGCACACCCCCCACCGGCTCGCGGACGTGCTGCGCGAGCGCCGCGTGGACACTCTGTTCATCACGGCGGCCCTCTTCCACACGGTCGTCGAGAAGGTCCCTCACTGCTTCGCCGACACCGGCCAGGTCCTCATCGGCGGGGAACGACTCGACCCGCGGTCGATCCGCGGCTGGTACGAGGCCAATCCCGGCACCGCGACGGTCCTGCACAACGTGTACGGCCCGACGGAGGCGACGACGTTCGCCCTGATCCACCCCGTCCCACGGGACTTCGACGGCGACGAGGTCCCGATCGGCACCGCCGTGCCGGGAACCGGCCTGCTGCTGCGCACCCTGGACGGCCGCACCGCGGAGCCTGGCGAACTGGCCGAACTCCTGCTGAGCGGAACGGCGTTGGCGCGCGGATACCGCAACCTGCCCGAAGAGACCGCGCGCGGCTTCGTCGAACTGCCGGACGCCGACGGCGCCGCGCGCCGCTGGTACCGCACCGGCGACCTCGTACGCCAGGACACCCGGGGACGTGTCACCTACGTCGGCCGGGCGGACCGGCAGGTCAAGGTGCGCGGCTTCCGCATCGAACCCGGTGAGGTGGAGCAGCGGATCCGGACCCTGCCCGCCGTACGCCAGGCCTACGTCTGCGTCCGACGGGACGCGGCCGGCCGCAACGAACTGCTGGCCTTCCTCGTGCCCGGTGACGGCCTCGACTTCGACGTGTACGAGCGCCACCTCACCACGACCCTGCCCCCGTACATGCGCCCCCACCACACCCACGTGGTCGCCGAACTCCCCCTGAACGCCAACGGAAAGGTCGACCGGGCCGCCCTGATCGAGGCGGCCGGAGCGCCGTGGCGGGCCAGCCGCGAGGCCGCCGTCCGGGTCACCGACGAGCAACGGCCCGTGCTGGAGATCGCCGAGGAGATCCTCGACGTCCGCGGCCTGCGCCCCGACGACCGCTGGATCCCCAACGGCGGCGACTCGCTGAAGGCACTGCGGTTCCGCTTCGAGATCCACCACCGCTTCGCCGTCGACCTGCCCCAGGACCTCGTCCTGCGCGCCGACTTCGCCGCCCTCGCGGACGCGGTGCACGCCCCGGACGTCGCCGCCCGCCCGCACCCGCCGGTGCCGCCCGCCACGGACGAACCGGACGCGCTCGCCACCAGCGAACAGGAACGCCTCTGGCTCCTGCATCAGCGGGACCCCGAGGACCGCTCGTACGACGTGCCGCTCGCCTTCCGGATCAAGGGCCACGTCGACACGCAGGGACTGCGCCGCGCGGTGCGCACCCTGGTGGAGCGGCATTCGGCCCTGCGCACCCGCCTTGTCCCCGCCCCGGACGGTCTGCGTCAGCGCACCGAACACCCCTACGACCCCTGGCAACCGCTGGAGGGCCGGCCGGGGGAGCGGTGGCAGGACACAGCCGACCGCTTCTTCGCCCACCGTTTCGACCTCACCGATCCGCGCATGCTCCGCGCCGCCTGGGTGCGGCGGTCCGACGGCGGCCTTCTGCTCCTCCACCTCCACCACGCGGCCGTGGACGGCTGGTCCCTCAACCTCCTCCTCCAGGACCTCAGCGAGGCCTACGCCGGTGCCCCCGTACGACCGGAACCGCCCGTCACCCCCCTCGACTTCGCGCGCTGGCAGCGGGACTGGCACGCGACCGGGGCCTACGCACGGCACCGCGCCGACCTCCTCGCCCACTACGACGACGCGACCCCCTCGGCCCCCCTGCCCGACCCCGGGCTGGAACAGCGGCGGCGGGCCGGGCTCCTGCGCACCTCCCTCGACCTGACGCGGCGCACCGCTCTGGACCGGCGTGCCGCCGCAGCGGGACTGACCCGGTTCCAGCTTCTGGTGTCGGCGTTCACCGCGAGCCTGTACGGCGTGACGGGACAGACCCGACCGCTGGTCGCCGCGCCCGTCGCCAACCGCCCCCGCCCCGAGTTCGGCGACGCGGTCGGCATGTTCGCCAACACCGTGCTCCTCGACCTGACGGCCCGGCCCCGTGACACCCTCGACGGCAACCTCGCCGCACACGCGGACACCGTGAGCGCCGTACTGGGCGGGCAGGAGGTGGCCCTCGCCGACGTCCTCGCCGACCGGGCCTTCCACGAACGCACTCCGCTGTTCGACTACCTGTTCGTACTGGAGAACACCGAGTTCTCCCGCCTGAGCCTGGAGGGCTGCCACACCCGGCCCCGCTGGCCGCAGCCGACGGGTGCCAAGTGCGCCCTCACCCTCTCCGTCGTCGAGCACGAATCCGGCTTCGACTGCCTGTGGGAGTACCGGGACGACATCGGCACCGAGCGCGCTCGGGCCGCCGCCCGGCTCTTCCGCGAGGCCCTCGACCACCTGACCGCCGGCAGTGACATCACCCTGCGCGAACTCGTCGCCCCCTACCGGCAGGGCTTCGACCGGCAGGGTCGCGGCACCGAACCCTTGGACGACGTGGCCACCGTGGCCGAGGCGTTCGCCCGCCAGGTGTCCCGCACCCCCGAGGCCCCCGCCGTGACCCTCGGCGACACCACCCTCACCTACGCCGAACTCGACGCACAGGCCGACGAGGTCGCCTCGGCCCTGCGCGCCTTCCGGCCGGCCGACCCCGCCGCACCGGCAGCGGTGGCCCTCTACCTCCAGCCCTCCGTCGAGCACATCGTCGCCCTCCTGGCGGCGACCCGCCTCAACCTGACCCTCGTCCCCCTCGACCCCGCCTATCCGCCGCCCCTGCTGCGCCACGTGCTCGAGCAGGCCGCACCCCGTTGCGTCGTGGTCGCCCCCGAGGACACGGAGGTCCTCGACACCCTCGCCCCGCCGGACCTGCCCCGGCACGTCCTCACCCTCACCGGCACACCCCGGGCCGCACGCGTACCTCACCGGCACCAAGGGCAGCGCCCCCTGTACACCCTGTTCACCTCCGGCTCCACCGGGACCCCCAAGGGCGTTCAGGTCCCCGACCGGACCCTGTGCAACCTGCTGTCCTGGCAGCGGGAGGAGGGCGGACCGGGCGGGCCCGCCGTCACCCAGCAGTTCTCCATGCTGTCCTTCGACGTCTCGTTCCAGGAGATCCTGACCACCCTGTGCGGCGGCGGCGAGCTGCGCCTGGTGAGGCCGGCCTGGCGGCAGGACGTCCCCGCCCTGCTGCGCGAGCTGGAGAGCGGGGCGGTGGAGCGGATCTTCCTTCCCTACGTGGCCCTGCAACTCCTCGCCGAACACGGCGTGCGGCTCGGCCTGTACCCCTCCCGGCTCCGGGAGGTCGTGACCGCAGGCGAGCAACTGGTGTGCACCGACGCCATCCGCACCTGGTTCGCCGGACTCCCGGGCGGCGCCCGGCTGTTCAACCACTACGGCCCGACCGAGACCCACGTCGTCAGCGGGCTCTGCCTCGACGGCGACCCCGCCGCCTGGCCGCCGCGCCCCGCGATCGGGCGCCCGGTGTCCGGGGCGGTGCTGCGGGTGGCCGACGAGGCGGGCCTCCCCGTCCCGCCCGGCGTCACCGGCGAGCTCCTGATCGGCGGCCCCATGGCCACCCGCTGCTACCTCGGCGGCGACGACGCACACCGCGAACGGTTCCTCGACGACCCCGAACTCGGCACCCTCTACCGCACCGGCGACCAGGCGTACTTCGACCGGCAGGGCCTGCTGCACTACGCGGGCCGCGACGACGGCCAGGTCAAACTCGGCGGCCACCGGCTGGAACTGGGCCAGGTCGAGGCCGCGCTCCTCCAGTACCCGAAAGTGGCCAACGCCGTCGCCGCCGTGGAGGAAGGCCGGCTCGTGGCCGTCCTCCAGTGCGGAGAGGAAGCCCCCGACCCCGCCGACCTCGCCGCCCATCTCGCCGGACTGCTCCCGGCCTACATCCGCATCGCCCGCTTCCGCCTGGTCGCCGAGCTGCCGCGCACGCCGAGCGGGAAACTGGACCGCCGGGCGGCACTCACCGCACCCGGCAGAGAGCTGCTCCCCGCCTCCTCCCCGACGGGGGCCCTGACGGCGCTCGAACTGCGTCTGGCCGGCCTGTTCGAGACGGCCACCGGCAAGGTGCCCGACGTCGACCAGCGGTTCTTCGACGCCGGGGCCACCAGCCTGGACCTGATGCGCTTCCACCTCAGATGCGCGGGAGAGGGCGACCTTCCCTTCTCCGTACCGGACCTCTTCGAGCACGTCAGCCTTCGCGCGCTCGCCCGGTTCATCACACGGGACCGCACCGCCGCCGAACCGGGCCGCGCCCCTTCCCCCGCCCCGGAACGAGCCGACGAACCCGTCGCCGTCGTCGGAATGGCCGTACGTCTGCCCGGCGCGGACGACCTGGCCTCCTTCTGGGACCTGATCGTCACCGGCCGCCGGGGCATCGAGCACTTCCCCGCGACCGACGGCCGCACCGGCGCCCGCAGCCAGATGGCGGGCCTGCTCGCCTTCGACCCGGGCAGGTTCACCATCAGCCCCCACGAGGCCCGGCTGATGGACCCCCAGCAGCGCCATCTCCTGATGAACTGCGTCGAGGCCCTCGCCCACGCGGGTCTGGGCGACCCCGCCGGCCGGCGCGTGGGGATCATCGCGTCCTGCGGCGAGAACACCTACTACCCGAAGTTGCTCCGCGAGGCGGACCCCGGCGCACTGCCGGACACCTTCCGCCTGGCCCAGCACCAGGACAAGGACTTCCTCGCCACCAAGGCCGCCTACCACCTGGGACTCACCGGCCCGGCGCTCACCGTCCAGTCCGCCTGCTCCAGCTCCCTCGTCGGGGTCCACGTCGCCTCGGGGATGCTCCGGCAGGGCGACGCCGATGTGATGGTCGTCGCGGGAGTCCTGGTCGACACGGAGCTGACCGACGGCTACACCTACCGCCCGCAGCACATCTTCTCGCCGGACGGACACTGCCGGCCCTTCAGCGCGGACGCCGAGGGGACCGTCGGGGCCAGCGGCGCCGGCGCCGTCGTCCTCAAACCCCTCGCCGCCGCCCACCGGGACGGCGACACCGTGTACGCCGTCCTCACGGGATCGGGCGTCAACAACGACGGCGCGGACAAGCTCGGCTACAGCGCTCCCTCCCGCGCCGGACAGCGCGACGCCATCCGCGCCGCCCTCACGCGCAGCGGCCGCCGGGCCGCCGACCTCGGCTACATCGAGGCACACGGCACCGGCACCCGGCTCGGCGACCCCGTGGAGGCCGCCGCGCTGCGCGAGGCGTACGGACTCGACGACGACGCGCGCGTGCCGCTCTCCTCCGTGAAGAGCCAGATCGGACATCTGGGAGCCGCGGCCGGCGTCGTCGGCCTGATCCGCGCCGTCCTCGCCGTGCACCACGGGACCCTCCCGCCCACGGCCGACTTCGACCGGCTCAACCCCGCGATCGACGACGGCCCGTTCCGCGTGCCGGTCGCGGCCGAACCCTGGCCGGCGAACACCCCCAGGGTCGCCGCCGTGAGCAGCTTCGGCATCGGCGGAACCAACGCGCACCTCCTGCTGGAACGGCCACAGGAGACACCCGCTCCCCGCGCGACGCCGACGATCCCCTGCCTGATGCTGTCGGGCAGCTCCGCCGCCGCCGTGCGCGCCGACGGCCGTCGCATCGCGGACTACCTGGACGCACACCCCAACGCCTACCCGCGAGTGCTGCGTCATCTCCAGGCCGGCCGGCCCGCGCTCGGCCACCGCGCGGCGGCGGCCTGCCCGGACGTCTCCTCCGCCGTCGACTGGCTGCGCTCCCCGAAGCCGGTCGCGCCCTCACCGTCCGGGACCCGCCTGCCCGCCGACGGCCTCGACCCGCACACCCTCGCCGAGGCGTGGACGGCCGGGCACACCCTCCTCTGGCCCGCGGGCCCGGCCCCCGCGCCCTGGGACTTCCCGCCGCCCGCCTTCGACACGGCGGAGTACGACTTCCCGCGCGCACCCGCTCCGGAACGCGCCGCCCCGGCGGACGAGCCGACCGCACCACCCGGACCCGAGCAGGCAGTACGACTGCCTGCGGCCCAATGGCTCCACCAGCCCGTCTGGGCCCGCCTGCGCCGCGCCGGCACCGGCGGCAACGACCCCCGCCGCACCGCCGTCGTGGTCACCCCCGCCGACTCCGGCGACTCGGGCGACGAGGCCTGGCGGTTCCTCGAACAGCACTACGCCCGTGTCGTGACGGTACGCGCGGGAGACACCTTCACCCGCGTCGACGAGGACCGCTACCAGGCCGACCCCGCCGACACCGCGCACCTCACCACGCTCCTCACTCGCGTCACCGGCACCGCGCCCGCCGTCGACTGGCTGCACGCGCTGCCGCTCGCCCTGGACGGCGAACAGAGCACCTCCGCCGCCGAGACGGCCCAGTGGGCCTGCCTCGACACCGTCGCCGCCCTCACCCTGGCAGTGGCCGGCCTCCCGGACGAGAGACGGCCGAACCTCTGGCTGCTGTCCCACCAGGCACAGCCGGTCACCGGCGACGTCCGCACCCCCGAAGCGGGCCTGCTCGCCGCCGCCCTCGAAGTCCCCCGCCAGGAACTGGGCGTGTCCGCGCGCTGGGCCGATCTGCCCGGACCCCGTCCCGCCGACTGGGCGGCCCACCTGCCCGACCTGCTCCTCGACACCACGCTCCCCACCACGGCGACGGCCCTGCGCGACGGCTACTGGTGGCACCGCACGCTCCAGCCCGTCACCGCACCGCCCGTCCCGCCGTCCGCCGCCCACTCGGCCGCCCCCGGCACCCACCTCGTGCTCGGCGGCACCGGCGGCATCGGCACCACCCTGGCCGCCCGCCTGCTGCGACACCCCGGCAACCGCGTCGTCCTGGTCGCACGCGGAACCGACACGCCGGACGCGCTCGAGGCGTTCCCCGACCGCGTCACCCTGGTGCCCGCCGACCTCGCCACGGAGGAACCGGAGACGATCGCCGCCCGACTTGCCCCGCACCTGGACGGCCTCACCGGAATCGTCCATGCCGCCGGAACCGCCGCGGGAGGCCTCCTCGCCCGGCGCGAACCCGCCACCGCCCGCCACGCCACCGCGGCCAAACTGCGCGGCGCCCTGCTCGTCGACATCCTCATCGCCGAACACGAACCCGACTACGCGGTCTTCTGCTCGTCCATGGCCTCCCGGTTCGGGGGCGTCGGCCAGTTCGACTACGCGGCGGCCAACGCCTGCCTGGACGCCCACGCCCACCACACGCCATCCGGCCACAGCAACACCGTGCGGATGAGCATCGGCTGGGACGCGTGGCGAGAGGTGGGCATGGCGCAGCACGCCCTGCACACCGACAGCCGTCACCAGGCACACCTGGCGGTCGCGCTCACGCCCGAGGAAGGCGCCACCCTCCTCGCGCAGGCCCTCCACCTGCGCCTGCCGCACCTGATGGTCAACACCACGGACCTGGCCACCGCACCCCTCTTCTACGAACCGGCACCCCGCCCGCACACCCCTGCCACCGCCGACGACCCCACCGCCGCCCTCACCGCCGCCCTCAGCGGCCTCCTCGGCGTGGACACCATCGACCCGCAGGCGGCGCTGTACGACCTGGGAGCCGACTCACTGACCCTCCTGGAACTCCTCGACGAGGTGAAACGCCTCTTCGGCACCGACCTCGACCTGTCCCGCCTCAGCCACCGGGTCAGCCTCGCCGAGATCCTCAGCCACCTCGGATCCGATGCCGGTTCGCCGGAGGCGGTGGACGTCGAGGTGTGGCAGCCGGGAACGGGCCGCGACGTGCTGTGCCTCGTCCACCCCGTCGGCGGCGACATCCAGGCCTACCGCCCCCTCGTGGCCGCGCTGCCCGACGACCTGACCGTCTGCCTGATCGCCGACCCGGCGCTGCGCGACCCCGCGCGGGGCCCCCGGTCGATCACCGAGCGTGCGGAACGCTATCTCGCCTCCGTCCGGAACGCCTTCCCCGGCTCCGGCCACCGGCTGCGGCTCGCCGGCTGGTCGTTCGGCGCCTGGACCGCCCTGTCCATGGCGGCACTCGCCGAGTCGCAGGGCCGCGCCGTGGACGCCCTGTACCTGCTCGACCCGCCCCCGCCCGGCGCGGGACGACTCCTGGCCGCCTACAGCGAAGAACAGGTGGACGCCGTCTTCGCGCGCGAGCTGAGCGGCGGCCGCGCCGGACGGCTGCCGGACGCCGGCCGCGCCTACGCCGACCGCCTCGCGCACTGCTGCCGCACCAACCTCGCCGCCATGGCCGCGCATCACGTGCCGCGCCTGAACAGCACACCCACCACCATCTGGCTCGCCGAACGCCCGGTCGGCGAAGGGCTCCTCGCCCCGGAACCGACCGCCCCCGACGCCTGGGACCACCACCTCCCCGGCCCACGCGTCGAGCGCGTCGCCGCGGACCACTACGAACTCGTCGCCGAACCCCACGTCCAGGACATCGCCGCCGCGCTCTCGAAGGCTCGACCGCCGGACCCCTCGACCGTGGCCTGA
- a CDS encoding TauD/TfdA dioxygenase family protein, giving the protein MEDYALRAVEQLTTRPAEPYETIAVAPLTPLLGAEVSGIDLAQELTPRQEKELKHAFAAHHVLVFRDQDVTPEEHKRFAGVFGDLHPVALPVEGSDPHILDLKADRNSRNVAGNGWHADGTADVEPSLGSMLYITTMPEGGSGGDTLFANMHLAYELLSPAMRGFLDGLTALHDGALPWTAAGQTPPPEYDVPRTEHPVVVRHPENGRKLLFVNAPYTSHITQLSRTESDVLLGMLHQHVARTPLLHCRVHWQERTLVFWDNRSVQHHAVWDYFPLTREGRRVAIEGTRLHA; this is encoded by the coding sequence ATGGAGGACTACGCACTGCGAGCAGTCGAACAGCTCACCACCCGCCCCGCGGAACCCTACGAGACCATCGCCGTCGCCCCGCTCACCCCGCTGCTCGGCGCGGAGGTCTCCGGCATCGACCTCGCCCAGGAACTCACACCGCGGCAGGAGAAGGAACTCAAGCACGCCTTCGCGGCCCACCACGTCCTCGTCTTCCGCGACCAGGACGTCACACCCGAGGAGCACAAGCGCTTCGCGGGCGTCTTCGGCGACCTGCACCCCGTCGCCCTGCCGGTGGAGGGCTCCGACCCGCACATCCTGGACCTCAAGGCCGACAGGAACTCCCGGAACGTGGCCGGCAACGGCTGGCACGCGGACGGCACCGCCGACGTCGAACCCTCCCTCGGATCGATGCTGTACATCACGACCATGCCCGAGGGCGGCAGCGGCGGCGACACCCTCTTCGCCAACATGCACCTCGCCTACGAACTCCTCTCACCCGCCATGCGCGGCTTCCTCGACGGACTGACGGCCCTCCACGACGGCGCCCTGCCGTGGACCGCGGCCGGACAGACACCGCCGCCCGAGTACGACGTGCCGCGCACCGAACACCCCGTGGTCGTCCGGCACCCGGAGAACGGCCGCAAGCTGCTGTTCGTCAACGCCCCCTACACCTCCCACATCACCCAGCTCTCCCGGACCGAGAGCGACGTCCTGCTGGGCATGCTCCACCAGCACGTCGCCCGGACGCCGCTGCTGCACTGCCGGGTCCACTGGCAGGAACGCACCCTCGTCTTCTGGGACAACCGCAGCGTCCAGCACCACGCCGTGTGGGACTACTTCCCCCTCACCCGGGAAGGCCGCCGCGTGGCGATCGAGGGCACTCGGCTGCACGCCTGA
- a CDS encoding YciI family protein: protein MAKYLLLKHYRGAPAAVNDVPMDRWTPEEISDHVQYMNDFAARLEKTGEFVDGQALAPEGAWVRYDGEGRPPVTDGPFAETKDLIAGWMVIDVDSYERAVELAGELSAAPGAGGKPIHEWLEVRPFLAAPPTITE, encoded by the coding sequence ATGGCGAAGTATCTGCTGCTCAAGCACTACCGAGGTGCTCCGGCCGCGGTCAACGACGTGCCCATGGACCGGTGGACGCCCGAGGAGATCTCGGACCATGTGCAGTACATGAACGACTTCGCGGCCCGACTGGAGAAGACCGGCGAGTTCGTCGACGGGCAGGCCCTCGCCCCCGAGGGGGCCTGGGTCCGCTACGACGGCGAGGGGCGCCCGCCGGTCACCGACGGACCGTTCGCCGAGACCAAGGACCTCATCGCCGGCTGGATGGTGATCGACGTCGACAGCTACGAGCGGGCCGTCGAGCTGGCCGGAGAACTGTCGGCCGCCCCCGGCGCGGGCGGGAAGCCGATCCACGAGTGGCTGGAGGTACGCCCGTTCCTGGCCGCACCGCCCACCATCACGGAGTGA